A single region of the Lactobacillus xylocopicola genome encodes:
- a CDS encoding DeoR/GlpR family DNA-binding transcription regulator encodes MNEGKKMYSEERRNYINQLIKDQKQVKVLDLANRLKVSEVTIRKDLSEMEKAGLLKRTFGGAIDLSLSVTDKPYKVKKSEFIEQKDQIAQYAASFVKADMTIFLDAGSTTHCLIKYLKNIAGLKLVTIDLNIALKLLSDGAENVYFVGGKLSTKTNSSDSVNTVTELTKFNFDLSFIGCDTFSLKNFQTGSESKAKIKEVAFKNASLGVILADSSKYKKSRFINFLAVDEVDYVVTDQGFKKFLVGQPQKLADKFLIA; translated from the coding sequence ATGAACGAAGGTAAGAAAATGTATAGTGAAGAACGACGCAACTACATCAATCAACTTATTAAGGATCAGAAACAGGTCAAAGTTTTGGATCTGGCAAACAGGTTGAAAGTATCCGAAGTTACGATTCGAAAGGATCTGTCTGAAATGGAAAAAGCCGGGTTACTCAAGCGAACCTTTGGCGGAGCGATTGATCTCTCGCTTTCGGTAACGGATAAACCGTATAAAGTCAAAAAGAGTGAATTTATCGAGCAAAAAGATCAAATTGCTCAATATGCAGCTTCTTTTGTCAAAGCGGATATGACCATTTTTCTTGATGCCGGATCGACCACCCACTGCCTGATTAAATATTTAAAAAATATTGCCGGCTTAAAGTTGGTCACAATCGACTTAAATATCGCATTAAAACTGTTAAGCGACGGCGCAGAAAATGTTTACTTCGTTGGTGGAAAACTGTCCACCAAAACGAATTCATCGGATAGCGTCAACACTGTTACTGAACTAACTAAGTTTAATTTCGATTTGTCCTTTATTGGATGCGATACTTTTTCACTTAAAAATTTTCAAACCGGATCAGAGTCAAAGGCAAAAATAAAAGAAGTCGCTTTTAAGAATGCTTCACTGGGAGTAATCCTGGCAGATAGCTCAAAATACAAAAAATCACGCTTTATTAACTTTTTAGCTGTTGATGAAGTTGATTATGTGGTAACCGACCAGGGCTTTAAAAAATTCCTTGTAGGTCAACCACAAAAGCTAGCAGACAAGTTTTTAATTGCCTGA
- the pdxA gene encoding 4-hydroxythreonine-4-phosphate dehydrogenase PdxA, translating to MEREYIVITMGDPAGIGPEEVVKSLSKPEIHQNAKVLVVGDKRILENISKIVKSDIKINVINAPAEGDYRAGVLNLIDLDNIDMNTFEYGKVQAQCGQAAYEYIEKANDLCMHDGVAAMVTTTLNKEALQQAGITTLGHTDILAKLTGITDPLTMFQVQNMRVFFYSKHLALRKACDLITKDGIKNYVHLMIDALGTMGIENPHVAVAGLNPHAGDGGLFGDEEIKYITPAIKELQAAGINVSGPIAADSVFYQANMGKFDGVLSLYHDQGHIATKTVDPDLTVSFTHNLPYLRTSVDHGTAFDIAGQGIAREKSLDEAIRLAAVYAGDFRRAKEKNN from the coding sequence ATGGAAAGAGAATACATCGTTATTACTATGGGTGACCCCGCAGGAATTGGGCCCGAAGAAGTAGTTAAGTCGCTGAGTAAACCAGAAATACACCAAAATGCCAAAGTTTTAGTGGTTGGTGACAAGCGCATCCTGGAAAACATCAGCAAGATTGTTAAATCTGATATTAAGATTAATGTGATTAATGCCCCTGCAGAAGGTGATTACCGCGCAGGCGTACTCAACTTAATTGACCTTGACAATATTGATATGAATACCTTTGAGTATGGCAAAGTCCAGGCCCAATGCGGTCAAGCTGCATATGAATATATTGAAAAAGCCAACGACTTGTGCATGCATGATGGGGTGGCAGCAATGGTGACCACCACTCTAAATAAGGAAGCACTGCAACAGGCTGGCATTACTACCCTTGGTCATACCGATATTCTAGCAAAATTGACAGGCATTACAGATCCGTTGACCATGTTCCAAGTTCAGAATATGCGCGTCTTTTTCTACTCAAAACACCTGGCCTTGCGCAAGGCTTGTGACTTAATTACCAAAGACGGAATTAAGAATTACGTGCACTTGATGATTGATGCCCTTGGGACCATGGGCATTGAAAATCCTCACGTTGCGGTTGCGGGCTTAAATCCCCATGCCGGCGACGGCGGACTGTTTGGTGATGAAGAAATCAAGTACATCACCCCAGCAATCAAAGAATTACAAGCTGCTGGTATTAACGTTTCCGGGCCGATTGCCGCCGATTCCGTCTTTTATCAGGCTAACATGGGCAAGTTCGATGGTGTGCTGTCCTTATACCACGATCAAGGCCACATCGCTACCAAGACAGTCGATCCGGATTTGACGGTTTCCTTTACCCATAACCTGCCCTACTTAAGAACTTCAGTAGACCACGGAACTGCCTTTGACATTGCTGGTCAAGGCATTGCCCGTGAAAAGAGTCTAGATGAGGCCATCAGGTTAGCTGCAGTCTATGCAGGTGACTTTAGAAGAGCTAAAGAAAAGAACAATTAA
- a CDS encoding four-carbon acid sugar kinase family protein yields the protein MKLIIVADDLTGANVSNSLLAKNGLKVGSIDTLDKVEQYRDYDALGFHTDSRGDEPQVAYQKVYDYTEKLKNKNVRFYNKRIDSTLRGNLGAEIDGMLDALGDNYTAMVVPAFPSSGKIVVGNFELVDGVMLEQTDAKNDPTSPVTNSRVAEILQKQSSKSIGIISMESILEGVDSVKSTIKALITNGARVIMFDACTEADIDTIAAAVIGAEVPFISVDPGPFTNSLMKDLNTPQSYKEKKKSLYVIGSVSGIVAEQIAQFKAALDPFIFQPNARKFLYEDQRNDEIARAVASVVENLESNAHFLIATMIQKKDKLDLKKEARAAGLSVAAASNLICESMAEIGAQIVDQSQNKIGGVYTSGGDITKAFLEQNKAQGIEIKDEIIPLAVYGRVMGGRLDNMPVITKGGLIGDKTTLVECANYLSTKISNTFVEEKK from the coding sequence ATGAAATTAATAATTGTCGCTGATGATTTAACTGGAGCAAATGTTTCTAATTCATTGTTAGCAAAAAATGGCTTAAAAGTCGGTTCGATTGATACTCTGGACAAAGTCGAGCAATATCGCGATTATGACGCTTTAGGCTTTCACACTGACAGCCGCGGTGACGAACCGCAAGTAGCCTATCAAAAAGTATATGACTATACCGAAAAGCTAAAAAATAAAAATGTGCGCTTCTATAATAAGCGGATTGATTCGACCCTCAGAGGCAACCTGGGCGCTGAAATCGATGGTATGCTGGATGCTCTGGGCGACAACTATACTGCGATGGTCGTTCCGGCTTTTCCGAGTTCAGGCAAAATTGTGGTCGGTAACTTCGAGTTGGTAGATGGCGTAATGCTGGAGCAAACCGATGCCAAGAACGACCCCACCAGTCCCGTAACCAATTCGCGCGTTGCCGAAATTTTGCAAAAACAAAGTTCCAAGAGTATCGGCATTATTTCCATGGAGAGTATCCTTGAGGGCGTCGACTCGGTCAAGAGTACCATTAAGGCGCTGATTACCAACGGTGCCAGAGTCATCATGTTTGACGCATGTACCGAGGCAGATATTGATACCATTGCCGCCGCAGTAATTGGTGCAGAGGTGCCGTTTATTTCGGTTGATCCTGGCCCCTTTACCAACTCTTTGATGAAGGACCTTAATACTCCGCAAAGCTATAAAGAAAAGAAAAAATCCCTTTATGTCATCGGCAGTGTAAGTGGCATTGTCGCAGAGCAGATTGCCCAGTTCAAGGCGGCACTTGACCCCTTCATTTTTCAGCCTAATGCGCGCAAGTTTCTGTATGAAGACCAGCGTAACGATGAAATTGCCCGGGCAGTTGCCAGTGTCGTAGAGAACCTTGAAAGCAATGCCCACTTCTTGATTGCGACCATGATTCAAAAGAAGGATAAGCTAGACTTGAAAAAAGAAGCACGCGCTGCGGGATTATCCGTTGCGGCAGCTTCCAACTTGATCTGCGAGTCAATGGCCGAAATTGGCGCTCAAATTGTTGACCAAAGCCAAAATAAAATTGGCGGCGTTTATACCTCTGGCGGCGACATCACTAAGGCCTTTTTGGAACAGAATAAAGCGCAAGGAATCGAAATCAAAGACGAAATTATTCCGCTAGCAGTGTACGGTAGAGTGATGGGGGGACGCCTTGACAACATGCCGGTAATCACTAAGGGTGGCTTAATTGGTGACAAGACCACCTTGGTCGAGTGTGCCAACTACCTATCGACGAAGATTTCAAATACATTTGTTGAGGAGAAAAAATAA
- a CDS encoding GntP family permease, producing MSSTTQMVVALVISIIVLVLLLVKSNLNAFTALIIGGLLTGILGGLSPIKTVDALKTGFGNTMASLGILIAFGVMIGKVLEVSGATAAMGKKFVAVLGKGHEVLAMILTGFVTSLAIFCVPAFLMLFPLAKDISKRTGTSISALGIGLAGGLLWSHELVPPASGPLGGAALFNANISGNMILGFLVGIPMIIFVNFYAKWIGKKYHRVAEDADESALENTADAKEPSFTLSIMPILIPIVLILLAGALKTTPMNGTLSSTIQFVGSPVVALGLGLLIGVLTLLHGVDRKKVAAALDDGIVNGGKTLVLIAAGGALGNVVNESGAGNIIAKGIAHTGLPAILVPFIIASLLRIIQGSGTVAIFTTASITAPMVATLGINPILANIAACVGAMVFSYFNDSYFWAINDSIGATSTKEQMMNWSVPTTVCWLIGGIELLILNVFI from the coding sequence ATGAGCAGTACAACACAAATGGTTGTGGCCCTGGTAATATCAATTATTGTCCTAGTGCTACTCCTCGTTAAATCTAACCTAAATGCTTTTACTGCATTAATTATCGGCGGCTTACTGACCGGGATTTTGGGCGGCTTAAGCCCCATCAAAACGGTCGATGCCTTAAAAACGGGTTTTGGTAACACAATGGCCAGCCTGGGAATCTTAATTGCCTTCGGAGTAATGATTGGCAAAGTCCTGGAAGTCTCAGGTGCAACAGCTGCTATGGGCAAAAAGTTCGTCGCAGTGCTAGGCAAGGGCCACGAAGTCTTAGCCATGATCTTGACCGGTTTTGTAACCTCACTGGCCATCTTCTGTGTGCCCGCTTTCTTGATGCTCTTCCCCCTGGCTAAAGATATTTCTAAGCGGACTGGAACTAGCATTTCAGCGCTTGGGATTGGTCTTGCTGGCGGCTTACTTTGGAGTCATGAGTTGGTGCCACCAGCATCTGGACCACTTGGTGGTGCGGCCCTATTTAATGCCAACATTTCCGGTAACATGATTTTGGGTTTTCTGGTTGGTATTCCGATGATTATCTTCGTCAACTTCTACGCTAAGTGGATTGGTAAGAAGTACCACCGAGTGGCTGAAGACGCTGATGAAAGTGCACTAGAGAATACAGCTGATGCCAAAGAGCCATCATTTACCTTATCGATTATGCCAATCTTAATTCCCATTGTCTTAATTTTATTGGCTGGTGCCCTGAAAACCACACCTATGAACGGCACCCTCAGCAGTACCATCCAATTCGTTGGTTCGCCTGTTGTTGCCCTAGGTTTAGGACTATTAATTGGTGTCCTTACCCTCCTGCACGGGGTTGATCGCAAAAAGGTTGCTGCAGCACTTGATGATGGAATCGTCAACGGTGGCAAGACCTTGGTCTTGATTGCCGCAGGTGGAGCACTAGGTAATGTCGTTAATGAGAGTGGTGCCGGCAACATTATTGCTAAGGGTATTGCTCACACTGGTCTACCAGCAATCCTAGTACCATTCATTATTGCCAGTCTGCTGCGCATAATCCAAGGATCCGGAACCGTGGCCATTTTTACGACCGCCTCAATCACCGCTCCGATGGTTGCAACGCTGGGCATCAACCCTATCTTAGCCAATATTGCAGCCTGCGTCGGAGCAATGGTCTTCTCCTACTTCAACGACAGCTACTTCTGGGCAATCAATGATTCTATTGGGGCCACATCGACCAAGGAACAAATGATGAATTGGTCGGTGCCAACTACCGTCTGTTGGTTGATCGGTGGAATTGAATTATTAATCTTGAATGTCTTTATTTAA
- a CDS encoding DUF3021 domain-containing protein gives MKLFNRCLDYFLIGVAFGAIAYLLILTFAYGGIAPTPKGVLSVLTLSGLMGLVSMIFISDITFTLALLIHLLGIFLLFAVMMMINSWPINLWSLGIFLVTYLVIWLICILDQRRSVKQINARIKKRNK, from the coding sequence ATGAAATTATTCAATAGATGTTTAGATTATTTTCTAATCGGTGTAGCATTTGGCGCAATTGCTTATCTGCTGATCTTAACCTTCGCTTATGGCGGTATTGCGCCCACCCCTAAAGGCGTGCTTTCTGTTTTAACGCTTTCGGGATTGATGGGTTTGGTATCAATGATTTTTATTTCGGATATCACGTTTACCCTTGCACTGCTTATTCATTTGCTCGGGATTTTTCTGCTTTTTGCGGTAATGATGATGATTAATAGCTGGCCGATCAATCTGTGGTCATTAGGTATCTTCCTAGTAACTTACCTAGTTATTTGGTTGATCTGTATCCTGGATCAGAGAAGATCGGTTAAGCAAATTAATGCGCGTATCAAAAAAAGAAATAAGTAA
- a CDS encoding LytTR family DNA-binding domain-containing protein, translated as MKINFHVDPALKQDEVEVDVRAVKDTETVDRLLKYLNDFGKSERILLPIKTADRIVTVKCADIVKIEVQSTSLTYSTTSGVLKSTGRLYQVLASVNDNFIQVSRHAAINLTYLEAIEVGFAGNMVASLKHNLKADVSRHYLPELERKLGL; from the coding sequence ATGAAAATCAATTTTCACGTTGATCCAGCTTTAAAGCAAGATGAAGTTGAGGTCGACGTCAGAGCAGTAAAAGATACTGAAACAGTAGATAGACTACTTAAGTATTTAAACGACTTTGGTAAAAGTGAACGCATACTTTTGCCGATTAAGACGGCTGATCGAATAGTTACGGTAAAATGTGCTGATATAGTTAAAATTGAAGTTCAGTCGACTAGTTTAACTTATTCGACTACAAGCGGAGTCCTAAAAAGTACAGGTCGACTGTATCAAGTCTTGGCGAGTGTAAATGACAATTTCATTCAAGTATCGCGCCATGCTGCTATTAATTTAACTTATCTTGAAGCAATTGAAGTGGGCTTTGCTGGTAACATGGTTGCCAGCCTGAAACATAATCTAAAAGCCGATGTATCGCGCCATTATTTGCCAGAGTTAGAAAGAAAGCTGGGCCTTTAA
- a CDS encoding ATP-binding protein has translation MRNNKKKLGVITSVDGSISQAGMYRMSNDAEFIWYGEILTGPRIGAFLTINQNDVKIITTVANEKVLDQQNSIKSIEFDNRFTKNSINRIVSLKVKGVIEDGEFQITSQYVPMIGNEVTLTSKDELKIIYGVEDNESTIEIGKSILEGQPIRLSINKFFASHIGIFGNTGSGKSNTLHKLYLELFRTNFYSQIKEKSQFFVIDFNGEYSSRKFDKEKEGIFGINQNDKKIFEINTRNPNNEKKLPVKKDYLFDADILAVLFDARPATQVPFLRSSMRAFNKKSNDKSFNFGNYVTGTLKKILISGNSGNQDSLQDWIDTAKKYYVDNDLYSKLDKLQQHSNGHFYIKNNGRDIYINSGSQGAMEEETLKLIKIPEIAEKLTNYFNNKKITPVQKLKVFLDFQRVHSTAWGKVNREHLNPLFNRINSSFESLEKVIEVKKDIIEDYKMMNIISLVHSNQEITRLIPMLVSKMIYDEQKNSVSGEKVDKTKHLIIDEAHNILNSEYKNNGDDWQDYRLSVFEEIIKEGRKFGFYLTLSSQRPADISPTILSQVHNYLIHRLVNEKDLKMLENTMPTLDRNSYQMISSLGQGEAIVTGNAMQVPVFVKIDKENTLHPTSDDTMLTELWK, from the coding sequence ATGAGAAATAACAAGAAAAAATTAGGCGTGATTACGTCTGTAGACGGTAGTATATCACAAGCTGGAATGTACAGAATGTCAAATGATGCAGAGTTCATTTGGTACGGGGAGATACTGACTGGACCCAGAATAGGAGCATTCCTTACTATTAATCAAAATGATGTTAAAATCATTACAACCGTAGCAAATGAAAAAGTACTCGATCAGCAAAACTCAATTAAAAGCATCGAATTTGATAACCGATTTACGAAAAATTCTATAAACAGAATAGTTTCTTTAAAAGTTAAGGGCGTTATCGAAGATGGTGAATTTCAAATAACTAGTCAGTATGTACCAATGATTGGTAATGAGGTGACATTAACAAGTAAAGACGAGTTAAAGATTATTTATGGTGTTGAAGATAATGAGTCAACAATTGAAATTGGAAAGTCTATCTTGGAAGGACAACCTATTCGATTATCAATAAATAAATTTTTTGCTTCTCATATAGGTATATTTGGAAATACTGGAAGTGGGAAATCTAATACATTACATAAATTATATTTAGAACTTTTTAGAACAAATTTTTATAGTCAGATAAAAGAGAAATCTCAATTTTTTGTAATTGATTTTAATGGAGAGTATTCATCGCGCAAATTTGATAAAGAAAAAGAGGGGATTTTCGGAATTAATCAAAATGATAAAAAGATATTTGAGATAAACACACGTAATCCAAATAATGAAAAAAAATTACCTGTAAAAAAGGATTACCTTTTTGATGCAGATATCTTAGCAGTACTTTTCGATGCCCGTCCAGCGACACAAGTCCCCTTTTTAAGAAGTTCTATGAGAGCATTTAATAAAAAGTCAAATGATAAGAGTTTTAATTTTGGTAACTACGTTACAGGCACGCTTAAAAAAATTTTGATTTCAGGAAATTCGGGAAATCAGGATAGTTTGCAAGATTGGATAGATACTGCAAAGAAATATTATGTTGACAATGATTTATATTCTAAATTAGATAAATTGCAACAACATTCTAATGGACATTTTTATATAAAAAATAATGGTAGAGATATATATATTAATAGCGGGTCTCAAGGTGCTATGGAAGAAGAAACGCTCAAGCTTATTAAAATCCCAGAAATTGCTGAAAAGCTTACTAATTATTTTAATAATAAAAAAATCACCCCAGTCCAAAAATTGAAAGTTTTTTTAGATTTTCAAAGAGTTCATAGCACTGCATGGGGAAAAGTCAATAGAGAACATTTAAACCCTTTATTTAATAGGATTAACTCTTCTTTTGAAAGTTTAGAAAAAGTTATAGAGGTAAAAAAAGATATCATTGAAGATTATAAAATGATGAATATAATTTCGCTTGTTCATTCGAATCAGGAAATCACCCGCTTAATACCAATGTTGGTATCTAAAATGATTTACGATGAACAAAAAAACTCTGTTTCTGGTGAAAAAGTAGATAAAACTAAACATCTAATTATTGATGAAGCTCACAATATTTTAAATTCTGAGTATAAAAATAATGGTGATGATTGGCAAGATTATCGGTTATCTGTATTTGAAGAAATTATTAAAGAGGGAAGAAAATTCGGATTTTATCTTACCTTATCAAGTCAAAGACCAGCAGATATTTCGCCTACGATTCTTTCACAAGTTCATAATTATTTGATTCATCGTTTGGTTAACGAGAAAGATTTAAAAATGCTTGAAAATACTATGCCCACGTTGGATAGAAATTCATATCAAATGATTTCAAGTCTTGGGCAAGGTGAAGCAATTGTTACAGGAAATGCGATGCAAGTTCCTGTCTTTGTAAAAATTGATAAGGAAAATACATTGCATCCTACTAGTGATGACACTATGCTTACTGAATTATGGAAGTGA
- a CDS encoding SIR2 family protein, with amino-acid sequence MSDERENPKNNMLLKKIRRLAITKQLSFLIGSGVSSPAIPLMKEIEEEDIDERNQKLTEKVKKVSRELLEENLNTDSEKVLKDYKNFVITLIDILNLSNSRQSPRTINLFTTNYDLFFEKAADEALLEYKFVFNDGASGYFERKLDSSNYNKTVSYRGLNDNYTNEIPSLTLIKPHGSVNWEKDSNNEDSILIRNNVVERPVTVMPTGNEEEETFENNHFHEMLRVFQLELDKPQSVLFVIGFSFQDKHIKKMIRRAMQNPELIIYVFGHEEGDKDTYMKNLGISTEPSNFVILTPCMFNKEYKQINTNKKMGSFTLSNLTDLLGKTSLEDLKDEK; translated from the coding sequence ATGAGTGATGAACGAGAAAATCCCAAAAATAATATGTTGCTTAAAAAAATTAGAAGACTGGCAATTACAAAACAACTTAGTTTTTTAATTGGTTCTGGAGTGTCTTCCCCCGCAATTCCTTTGATGAAAGAAATAGAGGAAGAAGACATTGATGAACGAAATCAAAAGTTAACTGAAAAAGTTAAAAAAGTAAGCAGAGAATTGTTGGAAGAAAATTTAAACACTGATAGCGAAAAAGTCTTAAAGGACTATAAGAACTTTGTAATTACATTAATTGACATTCTTAATCTGTCAAATTCTAGACAAAGTCCTAGGACAATCAATTTATTTACCACCAATTATGATTTGTTTTTTGAAAAGGCTGCTGATGAAGCTCTTCTTGAGTACAAATTTGTATTTAATGATGGTGCTAGCGGTTATTTTGAAAGGAAACTTGATAGTTCAAATTATAATAAAACAGTATCGTATAGAGGATTGAATGATAATTATACAAACGAGATACCATCGTTAACTTTAATTAAACCACATGGATCAGTTAACTGGGAAAAAGATTCCAACAATGAAGATAGTATACTAATTAGAAATAATGTGGTCGAAAGACCAGTTACTGTTATGCCTACAGGAAATGAAGAAGAAGAGACATTTGAAAATAATCATTTCCACGAAATGTTAAGAGTTTTTCAACTAGAATTAGATAAACCACAGTCTGTTTTATTTGTTATTGGTTTTTCATTTCAAGATAAGCATATAAAGAAAATGATTAGGCGTGCTATGCAAAATCCAGAGTTGATTATATACGTGTTTGGCCATGAAGAAGGTGATAAAGATACTTATATGAAAAATTTGGGTATTTCAACTGAACCGAGTAATTTTGTTATTTTAACTCCTTGTATGTTTAATAAAGAATATAAACAAATAAATACTAACAAAAAAATGGGTAGTTTTACTTTGTCGAATTTAACAGATCTTCTTGGTAAAACAAGCTTAGAGGACTTAAAAGATGAGAAATAA